One Capsicum annuum cultivar UCD-10X-F1 chromosome 2, UCD10Xv1.1, whole genome shotgun sequence genomic window carries:
- the LOC107857762 gene encoding uncharacterized protein LOC107857762 → MDGYQLWYSCSERHRNRVVILVDKELRGQVVEVKRVSDRPMMIKLVIGEFTLHVCRVHEPKVGLGEEVKVTFWKALDEMVRSVPSLEKIIIAGDFNGHIGVFLGGYGDVRGGFSFGNRNGEEVALLDFMRAFGLVVVNLNFLKKEDRLITFRSASAKIQINFLLLSKRDRAMCKDCKFILSEHILTQHRLLVMDLIIKKNKKSRAGEGQPKIKWGGLTPVSVLEIGEKVSEIGV, encoded by the coding sequence ATGGATGGGTACCAGTTGTGGTACTCATGCAGTGAGAGGCATCGTAATAGAGTGGTCATTTTAGTAGATAAGGAGCTAAGAGGGCaagtggtagaggttaagagggtAAGTGATAGGCCGATGATGATTAAGTTAGTTATTGGGGAGTTTACTCTGCATGTGTGTAGAGTTCATGAACCGAAGGTGGGTTTGGGTGAGGAGGTAAAAGTAACCTTTTGGAAGGCTTTGGATGAGATGGTGAGAAGCGTGCCTAGCTTGGAGAAGATTATCATAGCAGGGGACTTTAATGGGCACATTGGGGTTTTTCTAGGTGGTTATGGTGATGTACGTGGAGGGTTTAGTTTTGGCAATAGAAATGGTGAGGAGGTTGCTCTGTTGGATTTTATGAGGGCTTTTGGACTGGTGGTTGTCAATTTAAACTTTCTGAAGAAGGAGGATCGCCTGATTACTTTCCGAAGTGCTTCAGCCAAGATACAGATTAACTTTCTGCTGCTTAGTAAGAGGGATAGGGCTATGTGTAAGGATTGTAAATTCATTCTGAGTGAGCATATTTTGACTCAACACAGgcttctagtgatggacttgattatcaagaagaacaagaagagtAGGGCTGGAGAGGGTCAACCCAaaattaagtggggtggcttgacgCCTGTTAGTGTgctggagataggggagaaggtgTCGGAAATAGGCGTGTGA